Proteins encoded in a region of the Rutidosis leptorrhynchoides isolate AG116_Rl617_1_P2 chromosome 9, CSIRO_AGI_Rlap_v1, whole genome shotgun sequence genome:
- the LOC139868569 gene encoding uncharacterized protein, with protein MGINFSNSFSKVIGNGSSISFWGNTWLFNGVLRDKFSRLYHLESNVSTTVSERLRMGSSACELTANWIRVTGGRSSDELAELEGLGIRSGETLRNNLVPKKVEVFVWRVKRRRIPTLFELDKRGTDLHSVLCPICGNNIETVEHALVHCPFVQEVWSKVFDWWGLSFPTNFSFDIVLRGSFVQGDLVLGAKIWQAVEWVCGYLIWKNRNLKVFKKKCWTTPNAINEIHVLSFDWIAKRCKSKDIDWHSWLHNPSRFLL; from the exons ATGGGGATCAACTTTAGTAATTCGTTCTCCAAAGTTATCGGCAACGGAAGCTCAATCTCATTTTGGGGCAATACGTGGCTGTTTAATGGGGTACTCAGAGACAAATTTAGCAGGTTGTATCATTTGGAAAGTAATGTTTCAACAACTGTTTCGGAGCGTCTGAGAATGGGTTCTTCGGCTTGCGAGCTTACAGCAAATTGGATCAGGGTGACAGGTGGTAGATCGAGTGATGAACTTGCGGAGCTAGAGG GTCTCGGGATAAGGTCCGGTGAAACTTTGAGAAATAATTTGGTTCCTAAAAAAGTTGAGGTTTTTGTATGGAGAGTTAAACGTAGGCGGATTCCAACACTCTTTGAGTTGGACAAGCGGGGCACCGATCTACATTCGGTTCTTTGTCCGATTTGTGGCAATAACATTGAAACGGTGGAACATGCCCTCGTTCATTGTCCCTTTGTGCAGGAAGTTTGGTCCAAAGTGTTTGATTGGTGGGGATTATCTTTTCCTACTAATTTTAGCTTTGATATTGTATTGCGTGGATCTTTCGTCCAAGGAGATTTGGTTCTAGGTGCGAAGATTTGGCAAGCTGTGGAGTGGGTTTGTGGATATTTAATTTGGAAAAATCGGAATCTTAAAGTTTTCAAGAAGAAATGTTGGACTACTCCAAACGCCATCAATGAGATCCACGTATTAAGCTTTGATTGGATTGCGAAAAGATGCAAATCGAAAGATATTGATTGGCATTCTTGGTTACATAATCCATCAAGATTTCTTTTGTAG